From a region of the Solanum stenotomum isolate F172 chromosome 2, ASM1918654v1, whole genome shotgun sequence genome:
- the LOC125856081 gene encoding uncharacterized protein LOC125856081, which translates to MVEGVHKVGEEEISQAVEVGEMVMPVEEQCNQTKRLPIMMTRLSVMLFRARPRLRLQFVLGFDMVSDVLDAPRPLSKFKEVFPTDFPGVPLDRDIDFSIDLEPGARPISIPPYHMVLVELREFKAQIQELHILPSASTWGAPVLFVKEKDSSMRMCIDYQQLNRVTIRNKHMLPQIDDLFDQLQDQAKQFEDENLSEIRKKTVYGKAQVLVLDAGGVLSFKRRICVPRVDDLIQKMLTESHGSRYSIHPSVTKMYRDLKSLYWWPGMKKGIGEFVVKFQNCQQVKYEHQRPTARVNYNAQQLAKDRVKGIVSIDMTPFKALYGRVYRSPIGWFEAGDVKPLVVDLVKDAQDKVGEQVLLKVSPMKGVLRFVKKGKLSPRYIGPFEILDCVGPVAYRLTLPPRLSGVHPVFHVSMLNKYHGDRDYIIVGFSSIRQGP; encoded by the exons atggtagagggcgtacacaaggtgggcgaggaggaaATTAGCCAGGCCGTGGAGgtcggggaaatggtaatgccaGTAGAGGAGCAGTGCAACCAAACAAAGAGGTTGCCTATCATGATGACAAGGCTCAGTGTTATGCTTTTTCGGGCAAGACCGAGGCTGAGAC TTCAATTTGTCTTGGGATTTGATATGGTTTCtgatgtacttgatgccccTCGTCCAT TGTCTAAATTTaaagaagtgtttcctactgattttCCTGGTGTACCtctggatagagatatagatttcagCATTGACTTGGAACCAGGTGCTcgccccatttccatccctcctTATCACATGGTTTTGGTAGAATTGAGAGAgtttaaggctcaaatccaggAACTTCACATTCTTCCTAGTGCTTCCAcgtggggtgctcctgtcttgtttgttaaggaAAAAGAtagtagtatgaggatgtgcatagactaccAGCAATTaaatagggtcactattcggAATAAGCATATGTTGCCTcagatagatgatctttttgaccagtTGCAGG ATCAAGCcaaacagtttgaggatgagaatttgaGTGAGATTAGAAAGAAGACAGTGTACGGTAAGGCACAAGTTTTGGTTCTTGATGCGGGGGGTGTGCTTAGTTTTAAGAGGAGAATTTGTGTTCCCCGAgtggatgacttgattcagaaaatGTTGACAGAATCTCATGGTTcgcggtattccattcatccgagTGTGactaagatgtaccgagatttgaaaAGCCTTTATTGGTGGCCTGGTATGAAGAAAGGCATAGGTGAGTTTGTGGTTAAGTTCCAAAACTGTCAGCAGGTAAAgtatgagcaccaaaggccgACAG CTAGAGTAAACTATAATGCTCAGCAGTTGGCTAAGGATCGTGTGAAAGGGATAGTGAG CATTGACATGACACCGTTCAAGGCACTTTATGGAAGGGTATAtagatcacccatagggtggtttgaggctggagatgtaaAACCTTTGgtggttgatttggtgaaagatgcTCAGGATAAG GTTGGTGAACAAGTTCTTCtaaaggtgtcacccatgaaaggggtgttGAGGTTTGtcaagaagggcaagcttagtcctcgatacATTGGACCATTTGAGATCCTTGACTGTGTAGGGCCAGTAGCTTATAGATTGACTTTACCCCCTAGATTATCTGGAgttcatccagtgtttcatgtgtccatgttgaataaGTATCATGGTGACAGAGATTACATCATAGTGGGATTCAGTTCTATTAGACAAGGACCTTaa